The Couchioplanes caeruleus sequence GAGCGCGACGAGGCAAGCGGCGCCGACCAGCGTCGGCGCGACGCCGACGGCCTCCGCGATCGGCCCGGCGGCGACCTGACCCACCGGAATCGCGACGAAGGACCGGACCATGTCGTACGAGTACACGCGGGCGAGCCGGTCCGCGGGCACATGTTCCTGCACGCTCGTCTCCCAGGCGACGACGAACTGCTCGATCGTGAACCCGGCGACGAACGCGGCGGCGAGCAGCAGGCCGAGGCGCGGGGCGATCCCGAGGGCGAGCAGCGGCAGCACCTGGAAGCCGGTGCAGAGCACGCCGATGAGCAGCAACCGCCGCGCCCGGACCCGCATCGCCACGACCGCGCCGAGCACCATGCCGGCGGTCTGCGCGGCGAGCACGAAGCCCCACGCCTGACGACCGACGGTCTGGTCGGCCACCAGCGGGCCGAGCACGTTGATGCCGCCGCTGAGGCAGGCGTTCATCAGGCAGAAGGCGGCCACGATGACCCACAGCCAGGTCCGGGACCGGAACTCGGTCCAACCCTCTCGAAGGTCCCTCACCATCCCGGTCCTCCGCGCCGCCGCTTCCTCGTCGGCCTGCCGTGCGCCCCGGCCCGGGCCGGTGCGGAGGAACGCGAAGCAGGCGGCGGAGAAGACGAAGCTCAGCGCGTCGACGGCGATGCCCCAGCCGGGGCCGGTGGTGGCCACGAGGATGCCGCCGACCGGAGCGCCGACGATGTAGGCACCGTTGAACACCAGCCGGTTGAGACCGTTGGCCTGCTGGCGATGCTCGGCCGGGACGAGCTGGGGCAGGATCGCCGAGGAGGCCGGTAGGGCCACGGCGGCTACCGCGCCGTTGACCGCGGAGAGGGCGATCAGCAGCGGCACCGTCGCCGTACCCGTCAGCACCAGCGCCGCCACCGCGCCCTGGGTGACCGCCGCGGCGAGGCCCGACCCGACCATGAGCAGGCTCTTGGGCAGACGGTCGGCCAGGGCGCCCGCGACGAGCAGGACGAGCACGTGCGCGAGCATCCGGGAGCCCACGACGAGGCCCAGATCGCCGGCCGAGCCGGTCAGGTCCAGCACGGCGAAGGCGAGTGCGACCGGGGCGATGGCGTTGCCGAGCGCGGTGACCGTGCGGCCGGCGAGCAGGTAACGGAACTGGACGTGACGCAGGGGTGCCAGGGTGCTCACGACGCGTCCATCCGGAACATCGCGATCGTGGTGCTCGTACGGATGGTGCCGGGGGTGCGGGGTGCACGCGCCGCGTCGTGCAGGTCGCGACTCGCCTGGCTGATGCGATCGCGGACCTCGCGGAACACCTCAGGCTCGACCCACAGCTCGGCGTCGGTCATCGCACCGCCGACGGACCAGTCGGCCTCGGCGGTGCGCCGGATCAGCTCGTTGGCGAGCGCGGCGAAGAGCGCCCGCTGGGTATCCGCGCCGGTGGCCTTGTAGGTGCTGTGATCGCGTTCCCGGTCGCGGACCGCGTCGTAGCGGTAACGCTTGGCGACGCCACCCCGGATCCGCTCCTCCCCGTCCGGCACGATCAGCCCGCCGGCCAGCAGGGTGCGCAGGTGGTAGCTGGCGTTGGCATGGGTGAGGCCGAGCTCGCGCGCCACGTCCGCGGCGGTGAGCGCCGAGCCGGTGAGCAGCGACAGAATGCGCAGCCGCACCGGATGGGCCATGGCCCGCAGGGCGGCCTGCGCATCTCCCAAAGACATGTTGGGGAGTCTAGGAGAGACGGGGCTCACTATCCAACGGTTATTGGGGGGTTGAGACACTGCACTTAAACGCGGGTTATCGCTAAGGTTACTCGTGAGTAGGTCTGGCGCTCATCCCGAAAGGTCACCGATGACTGAATTCAACCCCGAGACGCTCGCCTCGATCGGTCCGAAGGAGTTCGCCGCCCTGGTGAAGTCCACCCCGGACTCGAAGATTGCCGAGGTCATGGGCTCGGACAGCCGCACCAAGGTCCTCGACGAGGTCTTCAACCGGATGCCCGCGCTGTTCCGCGCGGACCGGGCCGGCGCCACCCAGGCGGTTATCCACTGGAACATCACCGGCGGCGCCGGCGGTGGCACCGACAGCTACGAGACGGTGATCGAGAACGGTGCCTGCACCGTGACCAACCAGCCCGTCCGCGAGCCCAAGCTCGCCATGACGATGGACCCGGTGACGTTCCTGAAGGTCGTCTCGGGCGACGGCAACCCGATGATGATGTTCATGACCGGCAAGATCAAGGCGAAGGGCGACCTCGCCCTGGCGGCCCAGGTAGCGAAGCTCTTCGACATTCCGAAGGGCTGAACCGGCCCTTTCCCGACGCCGGTCCAGATCCTCGAATCCGGGCCGGCGTCGCGCTTTCCCCGTGGCGGCATGTGCCGGCCGCCGGTCAGACCTTGATGCGGCCTTCCACCGCGGCGAGGGCGATGTCGGTGCGGTGGTGGGAGCCCTCCAGAGTGATGCCGTTCACCAGCTCGTAGGCCGCCGCGCGGGCTCCGGCGAGATCGGCACCGGTCGCCGTCGCGCTGAGGACGCGACCGCCCGACGACACCAGAGCGCCGTCCTCCCGGCGGGTCGTCCCTGCGTGGATGACACCGGGCCGCTCTCCGCCCTCGATCACGTCTCCAGTGCGCGGTGTGCCCGGATAGTTGTGGCCGGCCACCACGACCGTCACCGCGGCGCCCCCGTGCCAGCGCAGTGCCGGGAAGTCGGCCAGCGTGCCGGTCGCCGCGGCCCGCAGCAGCCCGCCGAGCGGCGATGCCAGCAACGC is a genomic window containing:
- a CDS encoding ArsR/SmtB family transcription factor, translating into MSLGDAQAALRAMAHPVRLRILSLLTGSALTAADVARELGLTHANASYHLRTLLAGGLIVPDGEERIRGGVAKRYRYDAVRDRERDHSTYKATGADTQRALFAALANELIRRTAEADWSVGGAMTDAELWVEPEVFREVRDRISQASRDLHDAARAPRTPGTIRTSTTIAMFRMDAS
- a CDS encoding MFS transporter: MSTLAPLRHVQFRYLLAGRTVTALGNAIAPVALAFAVLDLTGSAGDLGLVVGSRMLAHVLVLLVAGALADRLPKSLLMVGSGLAAAVTQGAVAALVLTGTATVPLLIALSAVNGAVAAVALPASSAILPQLVPAEHRQQANGLNRLVFNGAYIVGAPVGGILVATTGPGWGIAVDALSFVFSAACFAFLRTGPGRGARQADEEAAARRTGMVRDLREGWTEFRSRTWLWVIVAAFCLMNACLSGGINVLGPLVADQTVGRQAWGFVLAAQTAGMVLGAVVAMRVRARRLLLIGVLCTGFQVLPLLALGIAPRLGLLLAAAFVAGFTIEQFVVAWETSVQEHVPADRLARVYSYDMVRSFVAIPVGQVAAGPIAEAVGVAPTLVGAACLVALAVLGMLSSREVRDLRHGRPQGAPSAAEPMEELAA
- a CDS encoding SCP2 sterol-binding domain-containing protein, which encodes MTEFNPETLASIGPKEFAALVKSTPDSKIAEVMGSDSRTKVLDEVFNRMPALFRADRAGATQAVIHWNITGGAGGGTDSYETVIENGACTVTNQPVREPKLAMTMDPVTFLKVVSGDGNPMMMFMTGKIKAKGDLALAAQVAKLFDIPKG